One Drosophila kikkawai strain 14028-0561.14 chromosome 3L, DkikHiC1v2, whole genome shotgun sequence genomic window carries:
- the LOC108075129 gene encoding tetratricopeptide repeat protein 36 homolog, with amino-acid sequence MPQANLKLSPHDQQVLDSIFNPLELSSLQPNDAVPAEADLIDLEPDTEAIRASRELELKAICLSEKGELTEALELFRQALDLAQRPSVLNNRAQALRLAQRDEEALDDLNRAVELASPQENRTKSHALCQRGVLYRKLDNLDAARSDFEAAAQLGSKFAKEQLVEINPFAALCNQMLRQAFDQLK; translated from the exons ATGCCGCAGGCCAATCTCAAGCTGAGTCCACATGACCAGCAGGTGCTGGATTCCATCTTCAATCCCCTCGAGCTCAGTAGCCTCCAGCCGAATGACGCAGTGCCCGCCGAAGCCGACCTAATAGATCTAGAGCCCGACACGGAAGCCATCAGGGCGTCCAgggagctggagctgaaggCCATTTGCTTGTCCGAAAAGGGGGAGCTAACGGAGGCCCTGGAGCTATTCCGCCAGGCCTTAGATCTGGCCCAGAGGCCCTCAGTGCTGAACAATCGGGCTCAGGCACTACGACTGGCGCAGCGGGATGAAG AGGCCCTGGATGACTTAAATAGGGCCGTAGAACTGGCTAGTCCTCAGGAGAACCGCACCAAAAGCCACGCACTTTGCCAGCGAGGGGTTCTCTATCGCAAGCTGGATAACTTGGATGCAGCCCGATCCGATTTCGAGGCAGCAGCTCAGTTGGGCAGCAAGTTTGCCAAAGAACAG CTTGTGGAAATCAATCCCTTCGCAGCCCTGTGCAATCAGATGCTTCGACAGGCCTTCGATCAGCTTAAGTGA